The Mucilaginibacter mallensis genome has a segment encoding these proteins:
- the rlmD gene encoding 23S rRNA (uracil(1939)-C(5))-methyltransferase RlmD yields MSRNKANYNKIFEDVEIIDIAEEGKGVGKTDDFVLFVDKAIPGDIADVQVYRSKKNFGEAKIVNLKKPSEYRVEAFCAHFGTCGGCKWQHMTYEAQLKFKQKSVTDALGRIAKIDVEGMMPIVASPADRYYRNKLEFTFSNKRWLMDGENRTDEPAEMDALGFHIPGRFDKILNIQHCYLQADPSNAIRNSIDEFAKREGYSYYDLKGHAGALRNLIIRTSSTGELMVIVVFAYVTEEEISKMMNFIGDTFLQITSLLYIVNQKKNDTIFDQDVVAFRGPEYIYEEMNGIRFRIGPKSFYQTNSEQALRLYEITRDFAGFKGDELVYDLYTGAGTIANFVAGHVKEVVGVEYVPTAIEDAKINSAINNITNTKFYAGDMKDVLVPEFIAEHGKPDVIITDPPRAGMHPDVVARLMEIEAPKIVYVSCNAATQARDLLVLKEKYDTVKIQPVDMFPHTQHVENVVLLVLRNN; encoded by the coding sequence CCATTCCCGGTGATATTGCCGATGTACAGGTATACCGCAGCAAAAAGAATTTTGGCGAGGCAAAGATCGTCAACCTCAAAAAACCATCCGAATATCGGGTTGAAGCTTTCTGTGCGCATTTTGGTACCTGTGGCGGCTGTAAATGGCAGCACATGACCTATGAGGCGCAACTAAAATTCAAGCAAAAGTCGGTAACCGATGCGTTGGGCCGTATAGCTAAAATTGATGTAGAAGGCATGATGCCTATAGTAGCATCGCCTGCCGATAGATATTACCGCAATAAGCTGGAATTTACCTTCAGCAATAAACGCTGGCTGATGGACGGCGAGAATCGTACTGATGAGCCGGCCGAAATGGACGCCCTGGGTTTTCACATTCCCGGCAGGTTTGATAAGATACTGAATATTCAGCACTGCTACCTGCAAGCCGACCCATCAAATGCCATCCGTAACAGTATTGATGAGTTTGCTAAACGCGAGGGCTACAGCTATTACGATTTGAAAGGCCATGCGGGGGCTTTGCGCAACCTCATCATCCGCACCTCATCAACTGGTGAACTGATGGTAATCGTAGTGTTTGCCTATGTAACTGAAGAAGAGATCAGCAAGATGATGAATTTCATTGGCGATACCTTTTTGCAGATCACCTCGCTGCTGTACATCGTAAATCAAAAGAAGAACGATACTATTTTCGACCAGGATGTGGTAGCATTTCGCGGCCCGGAGTATATATATGAGGAGATGAACGGCATCCGCTTCAGGATCGGCCCGAAATCATTCTATCAAACCAACTCCGAGCAGGCACTGCGCTTGTATGAAATAACCCGCGACTTCGCCGGATTTAAAGGTGATGAACTGGTTTATGACCTGTACACAGGTGCCGGTACCATAGCTAATTTTGTGGCCGGGCATGTTAAGGAAGTAGTAGGGGTAGAGTATGTGCCTACAGCGATAGAGGACGCGAAGATCAATTCGGCCATTAATAATATCACCAACACTAAGTTTTACGCCGGTGATATGAAGGATGTGCTAGTGCCGGAATTTATTGCCGAACATGGCAAGCCGGATGTGATCATCACCGATCCGCCGCGCGCAGGCATGCACCCCGATGTGGTTGCCCGCTTAATGGAAATTGAAGCCCCTAAAATTGTATATGTAAGCTGCAATGCCGCAACCCAGGCCCGCGATTTGCTGGTGCTAAAGGAAAAATACGACACCGTAAAAATACAACCGGTTGATATGTTCCCTCATACTCAGCACGTGGAAAATGTGGTGCTATTAGTGCTGCGGAATAATTAA